One genomic window of Solanum dulcamara chromosome 10, daSolDulc1.2, whole genome shotgun sequence includes the following:
- the LOC129869961 gene encoding probable leucine-rich repeat receptor-like protein kinase At1g35710, producing MKKNIVLLILLFVIQFSISLASSNETDQQALLAFQNLVTSPTHFLAINWTNNTSFCSWFGVTCSSKRQRVVALALPNLQLQGTISPSLANLSFLSLLNLDNNQLEGSIPTSLFQHRRVQVISLAFNKLGGEMWKGPWYVPELRVLNLRNNSLTGIIPPSVGNATKMMNFSLSGNRVSGNIPKEVGNLSQLADLYLTHNQLIGSIPAALFNISSLLAISLYNNSLSGCLLLDEGNIVSNLKFLSISYNQISGCIPSNICQLTELKILSISFNNITGDIPRNIGCLSKLELFLMGVNAINGTIPTSLGNISTLQFLDCAENRIVGQIPPELGKLSNLRKLNFEQNYNLIGQIPEAIFNMFLWNSLHLISITSRGEFQPLQVFIFRTLKDFTWITISWKGKFHCS from the coding sequence ATGAAGAAGAACATTGTCTTATTGATTCTTCTCTTTGTAATTCAATTTTCTATATCACTTGCTTCCTCAAATGAGACTGACCAACAAGCTTTACTAGCTTTCCAAAATCTTGTTACAAGTCCCACTCATTTTTTGGCCATTAATTGGACCAACAATACTTCTTTTTGCTCTTGGTTCGGTGTCACTTGCAGTTCAAAAAGGCAAAGGGTTGTGGCCTTGGCTCTTCCTAATTTGCAACTGCAAGGCACAATTTCCCCATCTTTGGCCAATTTGTCCTTTCTCAGTCTTCTCAATCTCGACAACAATCAGCTGGAAGGAAGTATACCAACAAGTTTATTTCAACACCGGAGAGTTCAAGTAATTTCATTGGCCTTCAATAAACTCGGTGGTGAAATGTGGAAAGGGCCATGGTATGTACCCGAACTTAGAGTGTTAAATCTCAGGAACAATAGCCTCACAGGTATAATCCCTCCTTCTGTCGGAAATGCCACAAAAATGATGAACTTTAGTTTGTCTGGGAATAGAGTCAGTGGCAACATTCCAAAGGAGGTCGGTAATCTGAGTCAACTTGCAGACTTGTACTTGACTCATAATCAATTAATTGGTTCCATTCCTGCAGCACTGTTTAATATCTCATCATTGCTTGCCATAAGTCTGTACAACAATAGCCTTTCTGGCTGTCTCTTGCTTGATGAAGGGAATATTGTGTCAAATCTGAAGTTTTTAAGTATAAGTTACAACCAAATTTCTGGTTGCATTCCTTCCAATATATGCCAACTCACAGAGCTCAAAATTTTGTCCATATCTTTCAACAACATAACTGGAGACATACCCAGAAATATTGGTTGTTTATCCAAGTTGGAGTTGTTCTTAATGGGCGTTAATGCAATAAATGGGACTATTCCCACTTCCTTGGGAAATATTTCCACTCTGCAATTTCTTGATTGTGCAGAAAATCGCATAGTGGGTCAAATTCCTCCGGAATTAGGGAAGCTATCAAATTTGAGGAAATTAAACTTTGAGCAGAATTATAATCTTATTGGTCAAATTCCGGAGGCTATTTTTAATATGTTTCTTTGGAATTCATTGCATTTGATTTCAATAACCTCTCGAGGAGAATTCCAGCCACTACAGGTCTTCATCTTCCGAACCTTAAAGGACTTTACCTGGATAACAATCAGTTGGAAGGGGAAATTCCATTGTTCATAA